Proteins encoded in a region of the Zea mays cultivar B73 chromosome 2, Zm-B73-REFERENCE-NAM-5.0, whole genome shotgun sequence genome:
- the LOC103646232 gene encoding protein ROOT HAIR DEFECTIVE 3 homolog 1-like translates to MEYAPAEEMVSKLKDYARSVVESKAKEESSKVLIHMKERFTTVFSHDKDSISRVWTGKEDVRAIAKEARSAALKLLSVMAAIRWDDEPDRIESILTSTLLEGSVVSKIASAASADPLASTTWEEIPPKHTMITPSQCKSLWKQFKAETEFTITSSIHTASSHAR, encoded by the exons ATGGAATACGCTCCAGCAGAAGAAATGGTATCCAAATTAAAGGATTATGCCCGGAGTGTTGTGGAAAGTAAAGCTAAAGAGGAATCTAGCAAAGTATTGATCCATATGAAGGAGAG GTTCACAACAGTGTTTAGCCATGACAAGGATTCAATTTCAAGGGTCTGGACAGGAAAGGAAGATGTTCGTGCAATAGCAAAGGAAGCTCGATCTGCG GCTCTCAAACTTCTGTCTGTAATGGCGGCCATTCGCTGGGATGACGAGCCAGATAGGATTGAAAGCATCCTCACTTCAACACTTCTGGAAGGCTCTGTTGTATCAAAGATTGCAAGTGCTGCTTCTGCTGATCCACTTGCTTCTACCACTTGGGAAGAG ATTCCTCCAAAGCATACAATGATTACCCCGTCTCAGTGCAAGTCACTGTGGAAACAATTTAAAGCAGAAACTGAGTTCACGATTACAAGCAGTATCCACACAG CAAGCTCACATGCGCGGTAA